A single window of Archangium gephyra DNA harbors:
- a CDS encoding DEAD/DEAH box helicase, giving the protein MSGDLPIPPPGGLPTLHFPPELPISSRVEDITAAISAHQVVIVAGATGSGKTTQLPKVLLAMGRGRPRQIGVTQPRRIAATSVAARVARELGTELGTDVGYQIRFEDRSSRRTAVKFMTDGVLLAQIHSDPLLRRYDTIVLDEAHERSLTIDFLLGWLKRILPRRPDLKVVVSSATIETERFSQFFGGLRSSRWRAGPFRWTCSTSRPPRTTSSPTPSPMRWRT; this is encoded by the coding sequence ATGTCCGGCGACCTACCCATTCCGCCCCCCGGCGGCTTGCCCACCCTGCACTTCCCGCCCGAGCTCCCCATCTCGAGCCGGGTGGAGGACATCACCGCGGCCATCTCCGCCCATCAGGTGGTCATTGTCGCGGGGGCCACCGGCTCGGGGAAGACGACGCAGCTGCCCAAAGTCCTGCTCGCCATGGGGCGCGGCCGCCCGCGCCAGATTGGCGTCACCCAGCCCCGGCGTATCGCCGCGACGAGCGTGGCGGCGCGCGTGGCTCGCGAGCTCGGCACGGAGCTGGGCACGGACGTCGGCTACCAGATTCGCTTCGAGGACCGCTCGTCCCGGCGGACGGCCGTGAAGTTCATGACCGACGGCGTCCTGCTCGCGCAGATTCACAGCGATCCGCTCCTGCGCCGCTACGACACCATTGTGCTCGACGAGGCCCACGAGCGCAGCCTCACCATCGACTTCCTGCTCGGGTGGCTCAAGCGCATCCTCCCCAGGCGCCCCGACCTCAAGGTGGTGGTGAGCTCGGCCACCATCGAGACCGAGCGCTTCTCGCAGTTCTTCGGGGGGCTCCGGTCATCCAGGTGGAGGGCCGGACCTTTCCGGTGGACGTGCTCTACGAGCCGCCCCCCGAGGACGACGAGCTCGCCGACTCCGTCGCCGATGCGGTGGCGGACGTGA
- a CDS encoding GrpB family protein yields the protein MASAAEIVRHHEYDPNGVEYFVPPSKSEHIEVVPYDPAWPDAFEALAERIRAALGDVALSIEHVGSTSVPGLPAKPIIDIDLTVPDSRDEDAYRPALEAAGFPVLFREPVFHQHRFARGASPRANIHIWSPDCPEAIRHRMLRDWLIAHPEDRERYAAAKFASAEQINAEGGRVMDYNQRKQPVIRDILERMFRAHGLL from the coding sequence ATGGCCAGCGCAGCGGAGATCGTCCGCCACCATGAGTACGACCCGAACGGCGTCGAGTACTTCGTTCCCCCGTCGAAGAGCGAGCACATCGAGGTGGTGCCGTACGACCCGGCCTGGCCCGATGCATTCGAGGCGCTCGCCGAGCGCATCCGCGCTGCGCTCGGCGACGTCGCCCTCTCGATCGAGCACGTCGGCTCCACCTCGGTGCCGGGCCTGCCCGCCAAGCCGATCATCGACATCGACCTCACCGTTCCCGACTCGAGGGACGAGGACGCCTACCGCCCGGCGCTGGAGGCCGCGGGCTTCCCCGTGCTGTTCCGGGAGCCGGTCTTCCACCAGCACCGGTTCGCCCGCGGCGCCTCACCGCGCGCGAACATCCACATCTGGAGCCCCGATTGCCCGGAGGCCATCCGGCACCGCATGCTGCGCGACTGGCTCATCGCCCACCCGGAGGATCGCGAGCGGTACGCCGCGGCGAAGTTCGCGTCGGCGGAGCAGATCAACGCGGAGGGCGGCAGGGTGATGGACTACAACCAGCGCAAGCAGCCGGTCATCCGCGACATCCTGGAGCGGATGTTCCGAGCCCATGGGCTCCTCTGA
- a CDS encoding peptidoglycan DD-metalloendopeptidase family protein: MSPRAPIHRTLAARLARPVLLLLATLEFGCPGCGTTPDWESPMVFQYPVNPKAQERGGVDDYYGSFIVDPSVGFPVTSSASDADGWRVMTWMGRDGQLGETISKLDSNRQPLSVPGTKIYSVADGEVVAAQRNTKGLQTLVIEHTLGSDVRLCSAFQGLAPAGGLVSGSLLRRGDEIGALTGNELFYVFLSDSFCDLVKSELDSSGYILDWSSVRFAAVDKWENSPRTVKVSDTTGFPKPRKSGGAASLTRAAFITPSFFINDRANCRGMRREQCQQSVGCGLFLCDSGARPVCDLNERLFSETCARPPTPPCTSGTEWPSATPIVFCQFPFDPVMVEGAPNLGAGRTQCTGFEIGQPYGRTCFSKGMPYGECCECKRDANGNAIRPECCSKSIYRCTGNMHSGIDFTLPFDSPIYSPVGGTVICAGDGKSCPWHGGPCLDLPVCGYQHEISLTVQAGDYIVIFGHLNELASGLKVGDTVVPGQLLATSGSMNGPHLHFEIREKETNIGFNPYDFFTGAQKQAMADAYAAYDYGQICTDGPGGPMDQPKTVFGKDSWPERLNSSCAEGRCPGLDYKWCFDPSGGGTDGGMDGGTGDGGGGSDGGGGGSDGGGGGGSDGGGGGGSDGGGGGGSDGGGGGGSDGGGGGGGSDGGGGGGGSDGGGGGGGGSDGGGGGGTTPGSSWGDPHIVTFDGLAYDFQAVGEFVVLESTEGAPLLVQARQQPLFMSRQVSINTAVAAALGADRVALYVGRTTPLLVNGVATPLAEGATLNLTGGGKVSLRGSRYTFTWPASTGEHLDVELAADHLDLHPALPASRKGQVRGLFGDFNGERSDDVATRTGTVLSSPTFQEFHGTFVESWRVTLAESLFDYASGESPDTFTDRTFPSQFVGTRDLPDDQRTAARTVCTSRGITDATLLDACTLDVALSGNENFANSAAAAQPPAASYDMLVNLAANRPVTVSGTSDGDPRLITNTVFAPEGQYWRDLGYVAVLGAGSYLIVDLGEVHPLARVVVQADNNDGYLVESSLDGATWSALADIPSYGGAGMRTRPMITLPSRVDARYVRISPVWGDNAYSISELELYGPAAPAGP; the protein is encoded by the coding sequence TTGTCACCTCGAGCTCCGATCCACCGCACGCTGGCCGCGCGACTGGCGCGCCCCGTCCTTCTCCTGCTCGCTACCCTCGAGTTCGGCTGCCCGGGTTGCGGCACGACTCCCGATTGGGAGTCGCCCATGGTCTTCCAATACCCGGTCAATCCGAAGGCACAGGAGCGCGGCGGCGTCGACGACTACTACGGCTCGTTCATCGTCGACCCGAGTGTCGGCTTCCCCGTCACCTCCTCGGCCTCGGACGCCGATGGCTGGCGCGTCATGACCTGGATGGGCCGCGACGGACAGCTCGGCGAGACCATCAGCAAGCTGGACTCCAACCGCCAGCCCCTCTCCGTTCCGGGCACGAAGATCTACTCGGTGGCCGATGGCGAGGTGGTGGCGGCGCAGCGCAACACGAAGGGCCTCCAGACGCTCGTCATCGAGCACACGCTGGGCTCGGACGTGCGCCTGTGCAGCGCCTTCCAGGGCCTCGCGCCCGCCGGCGGCCTGGTCTCCGGCTCGCTGCTGCGGCGCGGCGATGAGATTGGCGCGCTCACCGGCAACGAGCTCTTCTACGTCTTCCTCTCGGACTCGTTCTGCGACCTGGTCAAGAGCGAGCTCGACTCGTCCGGGTACATCCTCGACTGGTCGTCCGTGCGGTTCGCGGCCGTGGACAAGTGGGAGAACTCACCTCGGACGGTCAAGGTCTCCGACACCACCGGGTTCCCGAAGCCGCGCAAGTCCGGCGGTGCCGCGTCCCTCACCCGCGCGGCCTTCATCACCCCGAGCTTCTTCATCAACGACCGCGCGAACTGCCGCGGGATGCGCCGCGAACAGTGCCAGCAGTCCGTGGGGTGTGGCCTCTTCCTGTGCGACTCGGGTGCTCGCCCGGTCTGCGATCTGAACGAGCGGCTGTTCAGCGAGACCTGTGCCCGCCCGCCCACGCCCCCGTGCACCAGCGGGACGGAGTGGCCCTCCGCTACCCCGATCGTCTTCTGCCAGTTCCCCTTCGATCCGGTCATGGTCGAGGGAGCACCCAACCTGGGCGCGGGGCGGACCCAGTGCACGGGCTTCGAGATCGGCCAGCCCTACGGCCGGACGTGCTTCTCGAAGGGCATGCCCTATGGCGAGTGTTGCGAGTGCAAGAGGGACGCCAATGGCAACGCCATCAGACCCGAGTGCTGCAGCAAAAGCATCTACCGCTGCACCGGCAACATGCACTCCGGCATCGACTTCACGCTGCCGTTCGACAGCCCCATCTACTCGCCTGTCGGAGGGACGGTGATCTGCGCCGGTGACGGGAAGTCCTGCCCGTGGCACGGCGGCCCGTGCCTGGACCTCCCGGTATGCGGCTACCAGCACGAGATTTCCCTCACCGTTCAAGCGGGGGATTACATCGTCATCTTCGGCCACCTGAACGAGCTCGCGTCCGGGCTGAAGGTCGGCGACACCGTCGTCCCCGGGCAGCTCCTCGCCACCTCGGGCTCGATGAACGGGCCGCACCTGCACTTCGAGATCCGGGAAAAGGAGACGAACATCGGCTTCAACCCCTACGACTTCTTCACGGGCGCGCAGAAGCAGGCGATGGCCGATGCGTACGCGGCCTATGACTACGGTCAGATCTGCACGGATGGCCCGGGTGGGCCGATGGATCAACCCAAGACCGTCTTCGGCAAGGACTCGTGGCCCGAGCGCCTCAACAGCTCCTGCGCCGAAGGGCGCTGCCCGGGTCTGGATTACAAGTGGTGTTTCGATCCCTCCGGCGGCGGCACCGACGGCGGCATGGATGGTGGTACGGGCGACGGCGGTGGTGGCAGTGACGGGGGCGGCGGCGGGAGCGACGGCGGCGGTGGTGGCGGGAGCGACGGCGGTGGGGGCGGCGGAAGCGACGGTGGTGGTGGGGGCGGGAGTGACGGCGGTGGTGGGGGCGGAAGCGACGGTGGTGGTGGTGGGGGCGGGAGCGACGGCGGTGGTGGTGGGGGCGGGAGCGACGGCGGTGGTGGTGGTGGGGGCGGCAGCGATGGCGGTGGTGGTGGTGGCACTACCCCCGGCTCGAGCTGGGGTGATCCGCACATCGTCACCTTCGACGGGCTGGCCTACGATTTCCAGGCCGTGGGCGAGTTCGTCGTTCTCGAGTCCACGGAGGGGGCGCCGCTCCTGGTGCAGGCCCGTCAGCAGCCGCTCTTCATGTCGAGGCAGGTCTCCATCAACACGGCCGTGGCCGCCGCTCTGGGCGCCGATCGCGTCGCGCTGTACGTGGGCAGGACGACCCCTCTCCTCGTGAATGGCGTGGCGACGCCCCTCGCGGAGGGGGCCACGCTCAATCTGACGGGAGGAGGCAAGGTGAGCCTGCGCGGTAGCAGGTACACGTTCACCTGGCCCGCGAGCACGGGCGAGCACCTGGACGTCGAACTGGCCGCGGACCACCTCGATCTCCACCCGGCGCTCCCGGCCTCGCGCAAGGGACAGGTGCGCGGCCTGTTCGGCGACTTCAACGGCGAGCGCTCCGATGACGTCGCCACCCGCACCGGCACCGTCCTCAGCTCGCCCACGTTCCAGGAGTTCCACGGCACCTTCGTCGAGAGCTGGCGCGTCACCCTGGCGGAGTCCCTGTTCGACTACGCCTCGGGCGAGAGCCCCGACACGTTCACGGATCGCACGTTCCCGAGCCAATTCGTCGGGACGCGGGATCTCCCGGACGACCAGCGCACCGCGGCGAGGACTGTCTGCACCAGCCGGGGTATCACCGACGCCACGCTCCTGGACGCTTGCACGCTCGACGTCGCGCTCAGCGGGAACGAGAACTTCGCGAACAGCGCCGCGGCGGCCCAACCTCCAGCCGCGAGCTACGACATGCTCGTCAACCTCGCGGCCAACAGGCCGGTGACGGTCTCCGGCACGAGCGATGGAGATCCGCGCCTCATCACCAACACCGTCTTCGCGCCCGAGGGTCAGTACTGGCGCGATCTCGGGTACGTGGCGGTGCTCGGAGCGGGCTCGTACTTGATCGTGGATCTCGGCGAGGTCCACCCGCTCGCCCGGGTCGTGGTGCAGGCCGACAACAACGATGGCTACCTCGTCGAGTCTTCCCTCGACGGAGCCACCTGGAGCGCGCTGGCGGACATCCCCTCGTATGGAGGCGCGGGGATGCGCACCCGGCCCATGATCACCCTCCCGAGCCGGGTCGACGCCCGCTACGTGAGGATCAGCCCGGTGTGGGGAGACAACGCGTACTCCATTTCGGAGCTCGAGCTCTACGGACCCGCGGCGCCCGCGGGCCCGTGA
- a CDS encoding methyltransferase, producing MTLQDRLNALTGLLRPWSELWSRSILQNWPESGAAYPESWLSYAESLDEEGERRLDAGELPGEPPRPLHSLVLELRELTALPWHEGVQRLTTADAQGLSAKKVHEIERVLSLLGPRTKAIRQAVDIGGGMGHLARLCVRTFDWTFHSIDRDAALQEKGRDWLRRARALPREKLCFIHSSVEDGPQGELDPLFSGQDRVSIGLHTCGSLALTQLRKSQKAGLLLNFGCCYDQMDAARDYPVSRWGKAHALPLNRRALFLATRGRHQKTEAEFALMKRVNAQRFALGLLLRRKFPALGFVRAGDAPKTLYAGSFAVYARDRLERLRLDAGMTDAELNSFESSARPETRRLFLCHLLRDRFARALELVILLDRALLLEELGFQVELLQVFEPRLSPRNIALIASRAD from the coding sequence ATGACCCTTCAAGATCGACTGAACGCGCTCACCGGCCTGCTCAGGCCGTGGTCCGAGCTCTGGTCACGTTCCATCCTCCAGAACTGGCCGGAATCCGGAGCCGCTTATCCCGAATCCTGGCTGTCCTACGCTGAATCACTCGACGAAGAGGGCGAACGGAGGCTGGATGCTGGGGAGCTTCCAGGTGAGCCTCCCCGGCCGCTGCATTCGCTCGTGCTCGAGCTTCGTGAACTGACGGCGCTGCCCTGGCATGAAGGCGTTCAACGTCTGACGACCGCGGACGCGCAGGGACTCAGCGCCAAGAAGGTCCATGAGATCGAGAGGGTCCTCTCCCTGCTCGGGCCGAGGACGAAGGCGATTCGTCAGGCGGTCGATATCGGTGGCGGCATGGGACACCTCGCCCGTCTCTGTGTCCGGACTTTCGATTGGACCTTCCACAGCATCGATCGCGATGCCGCTTTGCAGGAGAAAGGCCGGGACTGGTTGCGAAGGGCCCGGGCCCTGCCGCGGGAAAAGCTGTGTTTCATCCACTCCTCCGTCGAAGACGGGCCGCAGGGCGAGCTGGATCCGCTCTTTTCCGGTCAGGACCGGGTCTCGATCGGTCTCCACACCTGCGGGTCGCTCGCGCTGACGCAGCTTCGCAAGAGCCAGAAGGCAGGGCTCCTCCTGAACTTTGGCTGCTGCTACGACCAGATGGATGCCGCACGGGACTACCCTGTCTCCCGCTGGGGGAAGGCCCATGCGCTTCCCCTCAACCGGCGTGCCCTGTTCCTGGCGACGCGTGGACGGCACCAGAAGACCGAGGCCGAGTTCGCGCTGATGAAACGCGTCAATGCGCAACGGTTCGCGCTCGGTCTCCTGCTGAGGCGGAAGTTTCCCGCTCTCGGCTTCGTGCGGGCGGGGGATGCACCCAAGACGCTCTATGCCGGGAGTTTCGCTGTCTATGCGCGTGATCGCCTGGAGCGCCTGCGGCTCGATGCCGGCATGACGGACGCCGAGCTGAATTCCTTCGAATCGTCCGCTCGTCCCGAGACGAGGCGCCTCTTCCTCTGTCACCTGCTGAGGGATCGCTTCGCGAGGGCGCTGGAGCTCGTGATTCTGCTCGATCGCGCGCTGCTCCTCGAGGAGCTGGGCTTTCAGGTCGAGCTGCTGCAGGTCTTCGAACCGCGCCTCTCGCCCCGCAACATCGCCCTCATCGCGTCAAGGGCGGACTGA
- a CDS encoding two-component system sensor histidine kinase NtrB, with protein METPPSPPPPAFRSWILERLDSLLSESLRQGSPTDLVRYRLVVGTACFFIVFNLIYTMAAVLSGLPPYPSLAASLIYVGVLVLTRRSATIESPTALLLTALSLVLIAAAFDGNAPFVSTHAICTLIPVIAVYLSGARVGLFITLLLIVPLCVGYPLYVTFAQPAPLPPTPYLMWFGHVFAGLALLGAWGVGSLHNAARDSAQGTLERTMKALQLSENKLSNLLESTEDPVLSLDKKGLLLTANSAARQLHLQRFGHEPGVGQPFWMEPERRQRWAPHVAKVHAGQRERFEDEFEVRGSRRLMDISLSPLRDGDGKVVGLTVFARDITPRRQAEARLGELHRTLLDVSRQAGMAEIATGVLHNVGNTLNSVNVSTSLVMDRLRLSRVSSVGRAAQLLHEHTGDLPTFFTRDPRGQQFPAFLQALSEQLEQERNALLKEMHSLSEGVEHIKSIVSMQQRHASSAGVREQVAMPVLIDEALRLHAASFEQLGIHVERDYAPVPLLSVDRHKLLQILVNLLSNARHALMDSPRKDKRLSIGIQPAPDGERVLIEVKDNGVGIAPENLPRLFTQGFTTKRTGHGFGLHMSALAAEELRGRLTCDSPGPGQGATFTLELPLAEEPGPRPVK; from the coding sequence ATGGAAACCCCTCCTTCTCCCCCGCCCCCCGCCTTTCGCTCCTGGATCCTGGAGCGGCTGGACTCCCTGCTCTCGGAGTCCCTGCGCCAGGGGTCGCCCACGGATCTCGTCCGCTACCGGCTCGTGGTGGGCACCGCCTGCTTCTTCATCGTGTTCAACCTGATCTACACGATGGCGGCCGTCTTGTCGGGCCTGCCGCCCTACCCCAGCCTGGCCGCCAGCCTGATCTACGTCGGCGTCCTGGTGCTCACGCGCCGTTCGGCCACCATCGAGTCACCCACGGCGCTGCTGTTGACGGCCTTGTCGCTCGTGCTCATCGCCGCCGCCTTTGATGGCAATGCCCCCTTTGTCAGCACCCACGCCATCTGCACCCTGATCCCCGTCATCGCCGTGTACCTGTCCGGCGCTCGCGTGGGGCTGTTCATCACCCTGCTGCTGATCGTGCCCCTCTGCGTGGGCTACCCGCTCTACGTCACCTTCGCCCAACCCGCCCCTCTGCCTCCCACCCCCTACCTGATGTGGTTCGGGCACGTCTTCGCCGGCCTGGCCCTGTTGGGAGCCTGGGGCGTGGGCTCGCTGCACAACGCCGCGCGGGACTCCGCCCAGGGCACGCTCGAGCGGACGATGAAGGCGCTCCAGCTGAGTGAGAACAAGCTCAGCAACCTCCTGGAGAGCACGGAGGATCCGGTGCTCTCCCTGGACAAGAAGGGCCTGCTGCTGACCGCCAACTCCGCGGCGAGGCAGCTGCACCTCCAGCGTTTCGGCCATGAGCCCGGGGTGGGCCAGCCCTTCTGGATGGAGCCGGAGCGCCGCCAGCGCTGGGCCCCCCACGTGGCCAAGGTGCACGCCGGCCAGCGCGAGCGTTTCGAGGACGAGTTCGAGGTGCGGGGCTCCCGCCGCCTCATGGACATCAGCCTCAGCCCCCTGCGGGATGGGGACGGAAAGGTCGTGGGGCTGACGGTCTTCGCACGGGACATCACTCCCCGCAGGCAGGCCGAGGCCCGGCTGGGAGAGCTGCACCGGACGCTGCTGGATGTGTCCCGGCAGGCGGGCATGGCGGAGATCGCCACCGGCGTGCTCCACAACGTGGGCAACACCCTCAACAGCGTGAACGTCTCCACCAGTCTCGTCATGGACCGGCTGCGCCTGTCGCGAGTCTCCAGCGTGGGCCGGGCCGCCCAGCTCCTGCACGAGCACACCGGGGATCTGCCCACCTTCTTCACCCGGGATCCGCGGGGCCAGCAGTTCCCGGCCTTCCTCCAGGCCCTGTCCGAGCAGCTCGAGCAGGAGCGCAACGCCCTGCTCAAGGAGATGCACTCCCTGAGCGAGGGGGTGGAGCACATCAAGTCCATCGTCAGCATGCAGCAGCGGCATGCGAGCTCCGCGGGCGTGAGGGAGCAGGTGGCCATGCCCGTCCTCATCGACGAGGCGCTGCGCCTGCACGCCGCGTCCTTCGAGCAGCTGGGCATCCACGTCGAGCGCGACTATGCCCCGGTGCCGCTGCTCTCCGTGGATCGGCACAAGCTGCTACAGATCCTCGTCAACCTGCTGAGCAACGCGCGCCACGCGTTGATGGACAGCCCGCGGAAGGACAAGCGGCTGAGCATCGGCATCCAGCCGGCGCCGGACGGAGAGCGGGTGCTCATCGAGGTGAAGGACAACGGCGTGGGCATCGCCCCGGAGAACCTGCCGCGCCTGTTCACGCAGGGCTTCACCACCAAGAGGACGGGCCATGGCTTCGGCCTGCACATGAGCGCCCTGGCCGCCGAGGAGTTGCGCGGGCGGCTCACCTGCGACAGCCCCGGCCCCGGCCAGGGCGCTACCTTCACCCTGGAGCTGCCGCTGGCGGAGGAACCCGGGCCACGGCCAGTGAAATGA
- a CDS encoding Ig-like domain-containing protein, whose translation MEQFHLSGRWLCALMLALAVSACGDKPVSTDTVASIVISGVPAEPIPPSQTVQLTATPRDAAGNTVNQPVSWSSSSPEVAEVSAEGLVKAVRLGNVTISATSERHTVTVVVRVGERPAAGNKVASILIGGVPAELPPTESVQLTATPRDADGNALARPVSWSSSNPAVAEVSAEGRVKAVLPGDVTISATSESHTAAVVVRVRERMSPGNKVASILISGVPSAPLPATESVQLTATPRGADGNVLDVPVSWISSNPEIAQVSAEGRVTGMQPGEVTIAATSECHTATVVVRVGIARVASVTLEGVPSGQVNIGTTVQLKAIPRNSLGDPLLDRAVTWSTSDWNRAQVSTTGLVTAKQSGTVTITASSEGKSASATLTLFAPVATVTVTPSSAALYATQEVQLQAVLRDINGAVLTGRTVTWTSSDESRAVVQADGKATGVGEGAVTLTATSEGKSAVANLRVIARPTPSWNQTAEWATYQGNPRHTGAVEATLDPLAFHELWVSPVVTGGSGLNPVTEGGGAVFVSNNSYFGGQQLTVLNAKTGAQLWTYGFGGIHSAHPAAYHNGTVYLTTGGHGDSFLYAFDAAAGTLRFRSSYGNQWSRYYAPVVIGDTVFMAGGYYGGMYAFNATSGEQRWFLGTNQYDEWTPAVAGDLVFAYTGDYSPKLQVVNAATGTVSYEIADPAFYWNGWSMNLAPVLGDSKNMLAIQGSRLLSFDLENRRIGWTRTGSFTGNVTVADGVLYVFNNRQVEARAEADGALLWTWVPPEGDPQGTMIVTDNLLFVSTASNTYAVDLGARMHLWKYPAGGRLALGKDGILFISQTNGKLAAIAVK comes from the coding sequence TTGGAACAGTTCCATTTGTCAGGTCGGTGGTTGTGCGCGCTCATGCTGGCGCTCGCGGTGAGTGCCTGCGGAGATAAACCGGTTTCCACCGACACGGTGGCATCCATTGTCATCAGCGGGGTGCCGGCAGAGCCCATCCCCCCCAGCCAGACCGTGCAGCTCACGGCGACGCCCAGGGATGCGGCCGGGAACACCGTGAACCAGCCGGTGAGCTGGAGCTCCAGCAGCCCCGAGGTCGCGGAGGTGAGCGCCGAGGGTCTGGTGAAGGCCGTGCGGTTGGGCAATGTGACGATCTCCGCCACCAGCGAGCGCCACACCGTCACGGTCGTGGTGCGGGTGGGGGAACGCCCGGCTGCTGGCAACAAGGTGGCTTCCATCCTCATCGGCGGGGTGCCGGCCGAGCTCCCCCCCACTGAATCCGTGCAGCTCACGGCCACTCCCCGGGACGCGGACGGGAACGCCTTGGCCCGGCCGGTGAGCTGGAGCTCCAGCAATCCCGCGGTCGCGGAGGTGAGCGCCGAGGGACGGGTGAAGGCCGTGCTGCCGGGCGATGTGACGATCTCCGCCACCAGCGAGAGCCACACCGCCGCGGTCGTGGTGCGGGTGCGCGAGCGCATGAGCCCTGGCAACAAGGTGGCTTCCATCCTCATCAGCGGGGTGCCGTCCGCGCCCCTCCCCGCCACCGAATCCGTGCAGCTCACGGCCACCCCCCGGGGGGCGGACGGGAACGTCCTGGACGTGCCGGTGAGCTGGATCTCCAGCAACCCGGAGATCGCTCAGGTGAGCGCCGAGGGGCGGGTCACGGGCATGCAGCCGGGGGAGGTGACGATCGCCGCCACGAGCGAGTGCCACACCGCCACGGTCGTGGTGCGGGTGGGGATCGCACGGGTCGCGTCCGTGACGCTCGAAGGCGTCCCCTCCGGGCAGGTGAACATCGGCACCACGGTGCAGCTCAAGGCGATACCGCGCAACTCCCTGGGTGATCCCCTTCTCGACCGTGCGGTCACCTGGAGCACGAGCGACTGGAACCGGGCGCAGGTGAGTACCACCGGATTGGTGACGGCGAAGCAGTCCGGTACGGTGACCATCACCGCCTCCAGCGAGGGGAAGAGCGCGTCCGCGACCCTCACCCTCTTCGCCCCCGTCGCCACGGTCACGGTTACGCCCTCCTCCGCGGCGCTCTATGCCACCCAGGAGGTTCAGCTCCAGGCCGTCCTGCGGGACATCAATGGTGCCGTGCTGACGGGCCGCACGGTCACGTGGACGAGCTCCGACGAGTCCCGCGCGGTGGTCCAGGCGGACGGCAAGGCCACCGGCGTGGGCGAAGGTGCGGTGACCCTCACCGCCACCAGCGAGGGGAAGTCGGCAGTGGCCAACCTGCGCGTGATCGCGCGGCCGACCCCCTCGTGGAACCAGACCGCTGAATGGGCGACGTACCAGGGCAACCCCCGGCACACCGGCGCGGTGGAGGCGACGCTGGATCCGCTGGCCTTCCACGAGCTGTGGGTGAGCCCGGTGGTCACCGGCGGCTCCGGGCTGAACCCGGTCACCGAGGGCGGAGGCGCGGTCTTCGTCTCCAACAACAGCTACTTCGGCGGCCAACAGCTGACCGTCCTCAATGCGAAGACCGGGGCTCAACTGTGGACGTATGGCTTCGGCGGCATCCACTCGGCCCACCCGGCCGCCTACCACAACGGCACGGTCTACCTCACCACGGGTGGCCACGGAGACTCGTTCCTCTACGCCTTCGATGCCGCCGCCGGCACCCTCCGGTTCCGCAGCTCGTACGGCAACCAGTGGTCGCGCTACTACGCCCCCGTGGTCATCGGAGACACCGTGTTCATGGCGGGTGGCTACTACGGCGGCATGTATGCCTTCAACGCCACCAGCGGCGAGCAGCGGTGGTTCCTCGGCACCAACCAGTACGACGAGTGGACGCCCGCGGTGGCCGGCGATCTGGTCTTCGCGTACACCGGTGACTACAGCCCCAAGCTGCAGGTGGTGAACGCGGCCACGGGGACGGTGTCCTACGAAATCGCCGACCCCGCCTTCTATTGGAACGGGTGGAGCATGAACCTGGCGCCGGTGCTGGGCGACTCCAAGAACATGCTCGCCATCCAGGGCAGCCGGCTGCTCTCCTTCGATCTGGAGAACCGGCGGATTGGATGGACGCGGACGGGCTCGTTCACGGGCAATGTCACGGTCGCGGACGGCGTGCTGTACGTGTTCAACAACCGGCAGGTGGAGGCACGTGCCGAGGCCGATGGCGCCCTGCTGTGGACCTGGGTGCCGCCGGAGGGCGATCCGCAGGGGACCATGATCGTGACGGACAACCTGCTCTTCGTCAGTACCGCGTCGAACACGTACGCCGTCGACCTCGGCGCCCGGATGCACCTGTGGAAGTACCCCGCCGGTGGACGCCTGGCCCTGGGCAAGGACGGGATCCTCTTCATCTCGCAGACCAATGGGAAGCTGGCCGCCATCGCGGTGAAGTGA